TAATAAGGAGAAGAAGCTCGCAGCATGGACTAGCGTACGCCAAGAAAGATGGGAAGGAGAACTCGTCGTTGAAGGCGAGTTACCATTGTGGCTGGTATGTTATTGttagtgtatataagttaaatatgAACGTGTTTAGTGTTTAATTTTTGGAATcacttgttataatttttttcaccaAAAGTATTGAGATCAAAGATGCATGTGTACCTAAGACATTTTTCTCTGATTAAATTTACATATTGAAAACAAAGGTTTCTGAACTTAATTATTCTGCTATTTAGTACACTACAATAGAAACAAAGATTTTCCTCACTAGCTAATCACTCGGGAGATTcatgttataaaatataattttctgatTCATTTTTCATCGAATTAGCTTACTGAAAAAATGTAGAGTAGAAGACAAACTCTCACTAAAATAGTTGGaaactttctaatttttctacaTGAAAACATTactgtttattttttcttatcaattCAATCAGAAAAATCGATGAAAATAGTCACTGAACATTcttcaataagaaaataatgttttcTTTAATAGTGGTATGAACACTcgtcaagaaactaattaaTAAGAGTAATAATATTCTTAGCAATCTTGTGATGATCTCACGTTCAACAAAGGATATTCTCTTCTTTCAAGATGATAAAGAATGTTATAGTATTAAAACGACAAGAATATTTAAGATCTgagaagataaaaaataatcaatctctttcctttatatatataaaatatttttcggaaaaataaaatattcctTTATCTTTTGTCTTAATTAATAGGACGTACATCAGATGAACCTCATTCCACATCGATGCATGTCACATTCATTCCAAGTCCAAATCTCAGCacgtaaaattattttatttactctataaacaaacaaataaatagttCATTATTTTCTTGTCTATGTAGAATGGCACGTACCTAAGAAATGGTCCAGGACAATGGCACATAGGTGACTACAATTTTCGTCACCTTTTCGATGGCTACGCTACCTTAGTCCGTCTTCATTTCGAAAACGGACGATTAATAATGGGTCATAGACAAATCGAATCGGACGCATATAAAGCAGCCAAAAGCAGTAACAAAATATGTTACCGAGAATTTTCAGAAGTACCTAAGCCAGACAATTTCTTATCCTACATAGGTGACATGGCCAAATTACTCTCCGGGGCATCCCTAACCGATAATGCCAACACTGGAGTCGTTAAACTCGGAGATGGACGAGTAGTCTGCTTAACTGAGACAATAAAAGGTTCAATTGTAATTGATCCGAATACACTTGATACAATTGGGAAATTTGAATATAGTGACTCGTTAGGCGGATTAATTCATTCAGCTCATCCAGTTGTTACAGATAGTGAGTTTATAACGTTGATTCCGGATTTAATTAACCCGGGATATTTGGTGGTGAGAATGGAGGCAGGGACAAATGAGAGGAAGTATATAGGAAGAGTGAGTTGTAGAGGAGGACCAGCACCAGGATGGGTTCATTCCTTTCCTGTTACAGAAAATTATGTTATTGTGCCTGAGATGTCACTAAGGTATTGTGCACAAAATTTGTTGAAGGCTGAGCCAACACCACTCTATAAGTTTGAGTGGCATCCTGATTCTAAAGCATTTGTGCATGTTATGTGTAAAGCCAGTGGCAACATTGTAAGTCATTTCTTTCTCATCACTATGATCAAGTGATCTAAAAATTACCTGACTATTCTCTTCTTTATTGTTTTCAGTGTCGTTTCTTCACTATTGTTGTATTTATCTATTTACATACTTgatttttgatatgttttatttGAAATGAGTGTCTATTGGGAAACCACCTCTCTACCTTCTCAAGATAAGGGTAAGGTTACGTACACACTAATGGCGTAGGAAGGGTGGTCAATTATTAAACACCTTTTTGTTCAAAAATTAAACTGTCTATTGAAAATTATAGGAGGAAGTATATAGgacaaaaatgattttatatgTTAAATCTTTAACGAAATTTCTGAGTTTGCCAGTGATACATGCCACCCTCTTGTAGGATTAAACTGGGGCATGTTGTTATTATTGGGtaatcaaaaattaatttaaagaacGCTAGCTACAAAAGAATTACTACATGTTATTAGTACTCTAATTAATTGTAATATGTAATTTTTCTCTTTATGATATATAGTAATCTAATTCTGAGATCCTAtagtttgattttcttttattaatttaaaattgaaaaggtTGCGAGTGTAGAAGTGCCATTATATGTGACATTCCACTTCATCAATGGATACGAGGAAAAAGACGAAGATGGGAGAGTTACTGCTGTTATTGCAGATTGCTGTGAGCATAGCGCCGACACCACCATCCTTGACAAGCTCCGCCTTGAGAATCTTCGCTCCTTCAACGGCAAGGATGTCTTGCCCGATGCAAGGTACAGTATTACATCACTTCAAAAATAacctaatattttttatcttcacACAACTATATATATCCTACAAATTTAGACATTAATAATGGTGTTTGGTGATAGGGTTGGAAGATTCAGAATACCATTAGATGGAAGTCCATATGGAGAATTAGAAGCAGCATTGGACCCAAATGAACATGGAAAAGGCATGGATATGTGCAGTATTAATCCTGCTTATTTAGGCAAGAAATACAGATATGCTTATGCTTGTGGTGCTAAGAGGCCTTGTAATTTCCCCAACACCCTCACCAAGGtcagcttcttcttttttttcctacAATTGTTATTGCTTCATgatcaaataattataactGACAATATTTTGCAGATTgatttgtttgataaaaaggCAAAGAATTGGTATGATGAAGGTGCTGTGCCTTCTGAACCATTCTTTGTGGCTCGACCCGGTGCAACCGAGGAAGATGATGGTAATTAATTTACCAATGTTATTTGGCCCTGTTCTGACGCATCTCTAGTGAATGATAatgcaagaaaaataataaaacaaagaacAAGTAATTGGAGCAACATCTTAACAAGGTGTAACATTTTTTAACTATATATGCAGGTGTTGTAATCTCAATGATCAGTGACAAGAATGGAGAAGGATATGCTCTAATACTGGATGGATCAACATTTGAAGAAATTGCAAGAGCAAATTTTCCTTATGGTCTCCCCTATGGGCTACATGGTTGTTGGGTTCCAAAGATATAGTATCACCCCACATCCACGACAGTGTTATATCATAGCCTAATACAATTTACTAGTCATAATAAGATGATAGTACTAATATTGAAATAGCTAATATTGTAGTATTTTGTGCATATTTGCTCTCAGTAATAGAATGTGTGTACCCATATTAatagtaagtatatatatatgaatgaatGCATATGCTCTAAAATGAGTATTCATAAGTAATTGACATGAGAGATCTTTGTTAAAACATGAATGTTCCTTAGTAGTCAATGAAATTAGT
The DNA window shown above is from Solanum stenotomum isolate F172 chromosome 6, ASM1918654v1, whole genome shotgun sequence and carries:
- the LOC125867805 gene encoding carotenoid cleavage dioxygenase 8 homolog B, chloroplastic isoform X2, which encodes MAFASSTTKIYCNKILADMFDHGKHESYFGSKLKNNEKNKKKLDLKLVAKVASQLPVIVPPPDQEVINKEKKLAAWTSVRQERWEGELVVEGELPLWLNGTYLRNGPGQWHIGDYNFRHLFDGYATLVRLHFENGRLIMGHRQIESDAYKAAKSSNKICYREFSEVPKPDNFLSYIGDMAKLLSGASLTDNANTGVVKLGDGRVVCLTETIKGSIVIDPNTLDTIGKFEYSDSLGGLIHSAHPVVTDSEFITLIPDLINPGYLVVRMEAGTNERKYIGRVSCRGGPAPGWVHSFPVTENYVIVPEMSLRYCAQNLLKAEPTPLYKFEWHPDSKAFVHVMCKASGNIVASVEVPLYVTFHFINGYEEKDEDGRVTAVIADCCEHSADTTILDKLRLENLRSFNGKDVLPDARVGRFRIPLDGSPYGELEAALDPNEHGKGMDMCSINPAYLGKKYRYAYACGAKRPCNFPNTLTKIDLFDKKAKNWYDEGAVPSEPFFVARPGATEEDDGVVISMISDKNGEGYALILDGSTFEEIARANFPYGLPYGLHGCWVPKI
- the LOC125867805 gene encoding carotenoid cleavage dioxygenase 8 homolog B, chloroplastic isoform X1, with amino-acid sequence MAFASSTTKIYCNKILADMFDHGKHESYFGSKLKNNEKNKKKLDLKLVAKVASQLPVIVPPPDQEVINKEKKLAAWTSVRQERWEGELVVEGELPLWLNGTYLRNGPGQWHIGDYNFRHLFDGYATLVRLHFENGRLIMGHRQIESDAYKAAKSSNKICYREFSEVPKPDNFLSYIGDMAKLLSGASLTDNANTGVVKLGDGRVVCLTETIKGSIVIDPNTLDTIGKFEYSDSLGGLIHSAHPVVTDSEFITLIPDLINPGYLVVRMEAGTNERKYIGRVSCRGGPAPGWVHSFPVTENYVIVPEMSLRYCAQNLLKAEPTPLYKFEWHPDSKAFVHVMCKASGNIVASVEVPLYVTFHFINGYEEKDEDGRVTAVIADCCEHSADTTILDKLRLENLRSFNGKDVLPDARVGRFRIPLDGSPYGELEAALDPNEHGKGMDMCSINPAYLGKKYRYAYACGAKRPCNFPNTLTKVSFFFFFLQLLLLHDQIIITDNILQIDLFDKKAKNWYDEGAVPSEPFFVARPGATEEDDGVVISMISDKNGEGYALILDGSTFEEIARANFPYGLPYGLHGCWVPKI